In Streptomyces sp. NBC_00878, a single window of DNA contains:
- a CDS encoding carbohydrate ABC transporter permease, translating to MTVDRTSTTAERPRSAAPADKSPTPGARTSMTTRKHRAFYMFASPWIAGFVLLTVAPMAYALWLSLTTFDGLSPHWRFVGFDNYGELLSDSVTWDALGRTGLFAVTSVPLSIIAGLGLAVLVNRPLKARGLFRTLLYLPAVVPPVGAGIAFKQLFDKNSGAANGALNIFGIDAIGWLADPYARYVILMAVLWGAGNIMIISLAGLQDVPRELHEAARIDGASSWQTFRRVTVPLLSPVLLFQTVTGVIASVQTIMPLLLSADATPAGVTQIPQSNYMYMMHVFSQYFAFGRYGYASALLWVLFVLILIVTGLIFKATSGVVFYNVDPEAKK from the coding sequence ATGACGGTCGACCGGACCAGCACCACCGCGGAGCGGCCCCGGTCGGCCGCGCCCGCCGACAAGTCGCCGACGCCGGGTGCCCGGACATCCATGACCACGCGCAAGCACCGGGCGTTCTACATGTTCGCCTCGCCGTGGATCGCCGGGTTCGTGCTGCTGACCGTCGCGCCCATGGCGTACGCGCTGTGGCTGAGCCTCACGACCTTCGACGGCCTCTCGCCCCACTGGCGCTTCGTCGGCTTCGACAACTACGGCGAACTGCTCTCCGACTCGGTGACCTGGGACGCACTGGGCCGGACCGGCCTGTTCGCCGTGACCTCGGTGCCGCTGTCGATCATCGCGGGACTCGGCCTCGCGGTCCTGGTCAACCGGCCGCTCAAGGCGCGCGGTCTGTTCCGCACCCTGCTCTATCTGCCGGCCGTGGTGCCGCCGGTGGGCGCGGGCATCGCCTTCAAGCAGCTCTTCGACAAGAACTCCGGTGCCGCCAACGGCGCTCTGAACATCTTCGGCATCGACGCCATCGGCTGGCTCGCCGACCCCTACGCCCGCTATGTGATCCTCATGGCGGTGCTGTGGGGCGCCGGCAACATCATGATCATCTCGCTGGCCGGGTTGCAGGACGTGCCCCGCGAACTCCACGAGGCCGCCCGGATCGACGGCGCGAGCTCCTGGCAGACCTTCCGCAGAGTGACCGTGCCGCTGCTCTCACCGGTGCTGCTCTTCCAGACCGTGACCGGGGTCATCGCCTCGGTGCAGACCATCATGCCGCTGCTGCTCTCCGCCGACGCCACCCCGGCCGGCGTCACCCAGATCCCGCAGTCGAACTACATGTACATGATGCATGTCTTCTCGCAGTACTTCGCGTTCGGCCGCTACGGCTATGCCTCCGCACTCCTGTGGGTGCTCTTCGTGCTGATCCTCATCGTGACCGGACTCATCTTCAAGGCCACGTCCGGCGTGGTGTTCTACAACGTCGACCCGGAGGCGAAGAAGTGA